Proteins found in one Fulvitalea axinellae genomic segment:
- a CDS encoding carboxymuconolactone decarboxylase family protein, producing the protein MKVSETNKTAMAHDDNLLKRLGFLYEGTIPAENLISQGKAKRFLDMIVENATDNLKVEALRVKERDFVAIAVANTLRNRLLVEAFSESSLQDGATNEELGEALVLSVQFGYHNTLGKLQGAVGAKPGVSDAAIDHIDMSDAAIGPEMVELISIAVSSVNGCKLCMKAHYDKFKKLEASEDKLREAMRVAATVVSLSRMVYDYGKI; encoded by the coding sequence ATGAAAGTATCGGAAACTAATAAAACAGCTATGGCGCACGACGATAACCTATTGAAACGGTTGGGTTTTTTGTATGAGGGAACTATCCCGGCCGAAAACCTGATATCGCAAGGCAAGGCGAAACGGTTTTTGGACATGATAGTCGAAAATGCGACGGATAATCTGAAGGTGGAGGCTTTGCGGGTGAAGGAACGGGATTTCGTGGCCATCGCCGTAGCCAATACGCTTAGGAACCGCCTTTTGGTGGAGGCCTTTTCGGAATCCAGTTTGCAAGACGGAGCCACTAATGAGGAATTGGGCGAAGCCCTTGTCTTGTCGGTGCAGTTTGGCTACCATAACACTTTGGGGAAATTGCAGGGAGCCGTGGGGGCGAAGCCCGGCGTTTCCGATGCCGCGATTGACCATATCGATATGTCCGACGCCGCTATTGGGCCAGAGATGGTGGAGTTGATTTCTATCGCCGTTTCGTCGGTGAATGGTTGTAAACTTTGTATGAAAGCCCATTACGATAAGTTTAAAAAACTGGAAGCGAGCGAAGACAAGCTGAGGGAAGCCATGCGGGTGGCCGCTACAGTGGTGTCACTTTCTCGGATGGTTTATGATTATGGGAAAATATAG
- a CDS encoding HIT family protein — translation MASIFTKIINREIPAHIVAEDENHIAFLDINPLVIGHTLAVPKREVDYIYDLSDEEFVNLQLFAKKVAGAVKKAIPCKRIGEAVIGLEVPHTHIHLIPIKEMDDMNFSRPKLTPSQEELAEAAEKIKAAF, via the coding sequence ATGGCAAGCATCTTCACAAAAATCATTAATAGGGAAATCCCGGCACATATCGTCGCCGAAGACGAGAACCATATTGCGTTTCTTGACATCAATCCGTTGGTCATCGGCCATACGCTTGCCGTTCCTAAAAGGGAAGTGGATTACATCTATGACCTTAGCGACGAGGAATTCGTAAACTTGCAACTGTTTGCGAAAAAGGTAGCAGGCGCAGTGAAGAAAGCCATTCCATGCAAACGCATCGGCGAAGCGGTAATCGGACTGGAAGTTCCTCATACGCATATTCACCTGATTCCGATCAAGGAAATGGACGATATGAACTTCAGCCGTCCGAAGCTTACGCCAAGCCAAGAGGAGCTGGCCGAAGCGGCCGAAAAAATCAAAGCCGCTTTCTAG
- a CDS encoding TonB-dependent receptor, which produces MRYPFFILLSVLFLFSQKSISQSYSIFQGVVIENGSGDKVEGAYVALQSLKKSTITNREGIFQFSIPANLDTLTVTVTHVAYKSKVLKVGLPFEGLLNIKLIPNETELKAVTVEAGVSERKTLSETKLSRERIKELAMGFGEADPLATLRGSPGVVTVGDLGGAWYVRGGHYSQNAVLWDGVPLINPQHLLGILSVFNPDAIESVSLRKDGFPVSIGGSLSSFLEVEGRSSPDKAWLEGGVGLLSSRLSFSGEKGDTQYSLGVRRSYYDAISKPYNSMYEDKEGFDPLPEYSFTDINGKVKHKWNERLTQELGFFLSYDDLDLKNENSISIDSKWGNAVLSNKFEYDFSEKERLTLLTGYSAYRLRADVDNGAELAGEQEIDLLTGKATYQNAGFLGMAIKAGAFATQYGFETEKGGKDNGDFNLRDFVSTDRLGEYGAFFSLGNSGSEPFFWNAGLRSVYYANDSFGSFHVLPRLLAGFGKKKYKLRLSYDETVQARHMVSLLGFSMPTDIWYPAQENLPPSVSRQLTLSGSYKLGFVDFDAGVFAKKQKNISDLRDGAQGLSADPTQNLAVGNAEAFGLEVQVKAELGKWRLEGNYTLSRAEYDIRELNDGKPFAPPHDIRHSANIQASWRFAKKWTANMFWYFSSGYLTTVPEGISIFQVGVPAHPKFVPVYGQRYNYRMPDSHRMDLSVQYVRRGEKGKSVWSFGIHNLYNRANPYFIFFGIDRPDDGHWSISKKTKSLLPLIPSVSYSFELYP; this is translated from the coding sequence ATGCGCTATCCTTTTTTTATCCTGCTATCCGTTCTGTTTCTTTTTTCGCAAAAATCCATTTCCCAAAGTTATTCGATTTTTCAAGGTGTCGTTATCGAAAATGGTTCGGGTGATAAAGTTGAAGGCGCTTATGTAGCGCTACAGTCATTGAAAAAGAGTACGATTACGAATCGGGAAGGAATTTTTCAGTTTAGTATTCCTGCAAACCTGGATACACTAACGGTGACTGTAACCCATGTTGCGTATAAGAGCAAAGTGCTTAAAGTCGGTTTGCCTTTCGAGGGGTTGTTGAATATCAAATTGATCCCGAATGAGACGGAACTGAAAGCGGTGACGGTAGAGGCTGGTGTCTCGGAGCGAAAGACTTTGTCCGAAACCAAACTTAGCAGAGAGCGAATCAAGGAACTGGCGATGGGATTTGGTGAGGCTGATCCATTGGCTACGCTTAGGGGAAGCCCGGGCGTAGTGACTGTAGGCGATTTGGGAGGCGCATGGTATGTGCGTGGAGGTCATTACAGCCAAAATGCCGTGCTTTGGGATGGAGTGCCTTTGATTAATCCTCAACATCTGTTGGGGATTTTGAGTGTGTTTAATCCGGACGCTATCGAGTCGGTCTCATTACGAAAGGACGGCTTTCCGGTTTCCATAGGAGGTTCGCTTTCTTCTTTTTTGGAAGTGGAGGGGCGCTCTAGCCCGGATAAAGCTTGGCTTGAGGGTGGAGTGGGTTTGCTTTCGTCCAGATTGTCGTTTTCCGGTGAAAAAGGGGATACCCAGTATTCTTTGGGTGTCCGTCGCTCTTATTACGATGCGATTTCCAAGCCTTATAACAGTATGTATGAGGACAAAGAAGGCTTCGACCCGTTGCCGGAGTATAGTTTTACGGATATAAATGGCAAGGTTAAGCATAAATGGAACGAAAGGCTTACTCAGGAGCTCGGTTTTTTTCTTTCGTATGATGATCTTGATTTAAAAAATGAAAACAGCATCTCGATTGACTCAAAGTGGGGAAATGCCGTGTTGTCAAATAAATTCGAATATGATTTTTCCGAAAAGGAAAGACTAACTCTGCTAACTGGTTATTCTGCATATCGTTTGCGTGCAGATGTCGATAATGGGGCTGAATTGGCCGGAGAACAGGAAATTGATTTATTGACGGGAAAGGCGACGTATCAAAATGCCGGTTTTTTAGGAATGGCTATTAAGGCTGGCGCATTTGCGACCCAGTACGGTTTTGAGACAGAAAAAGGAGGTAAAGACAATGGGGATTTCAACTTGAGAGATTTTGTGTCTACCGATCGTTTAGGGGAATATGGGGCCTTTTTTTCTCTGGGAAATTCAGGCTCTGAACCATTTTTTTGGAATGCGGGCCTTCGGTCGGTTTATTATGCCAATGACTCATTCGGTTCTTTCCATGTCCTTCCAAGATTGTTGGCCGGTTTTGGGAAAAAGAAATACAAGCTGAGGCTTTCTTATGACGAGACTGTGCAAGCCAGACATATGGTGTCGTTGTTGGGCTTTAGTATGCCTACGGATATTTGGTATCCGGCGCAGGAAAATCTGCCTCCGTCCGTATCAAGGCAATTGACTTTGTCGGGATCGTATAAACTCGGTTTTGTGGATTTCGATGCGGGAGTTTTTGCGAAGAAACAAAAAAACATATCTGATTTGCGTGATGGAGCGCAAGGTCTTAGTGCCGACCCGACTCAAAACCTTGCTGTTGGAAATGCCGAAGCGTTTGGTTTGGAAGTCCAAGTTAAGGCTGAATTAGGAAAATGGAGATTAGAAGGTAATTATACGCTTTCTAGAGCTGAATATGATATTCGGGAGCTGAATGATGGGAAGCCATTCGCTCCTCCGCACGATATACGACACTCTGCGAATATTCAAGCCTCTTGGCGTTTTGCGAAGAAATGGACAGCGAATATGTTTTGGTATTTTTCGTCGGGTTATTTGACCACAGTGCCGGAAGGGATTTCGATCTTTCAAGTCGGAGTTCCCGCTCATCCGAAATTTGTTCCGGTTTATGGACAACGTTACAATTACCGAATGCCTGATTCTCACCGAATGGATTTGTCTGTGCAATATGTCCGCCGTGGAGAAAAGGGCAAAAGCGTATGGTCCTTCGGTATTCATAATTTATATAATCGGGCGAATCCTTATTTCATTTTTTTCGGTATAGATCGACCTGACGATGGGCATTGGAGTATTTCGAAGAAAACAAAATCCCTGTTGCCGTTGATTCCTTCGGTTTCCTACAGTTTTGAACTTTATCCATGA
- a CDS encoding DUF4249 family protein, whose protein sequence is MSETKTPLVPEGKRNFAVDAYFGFGEKAELTLYESNSLSDYVHFFLLWDASVKVSNGRDTVRMSNLLYTNSKTKRVVNYVADLDIREGDSLALSVLTPTGETLSAGTKTVSVVKIESAGLGQQTISVETRNSSNYEENYYLLEVSYFDTDTVRSDWSYHYDMSEDRAEKVRFEVDLREESNDFDSLFVSLTRMTESGLRFRESLRKASQANVDPFNRPEVLEGNISGGVGIFTYVRNDSRWLYP, encoded by the coding sequence TTGTCGGAAACGAAAACGCCTTTGGTGCCGGAAGGAAAGCGGAATTTTGCGGTTGACGCGTATTTTGGTTTTGGAGAAAAGGCGGAGTTGACCCTTTACGAGAGTAACAGCCTTTCTGATTATGTTCATTTTTTTCTGCTTTGGGATGCTTCCGTAAAAGTCAGCAACGGGCGTGATACGGTCAGAATGTCCAACCTTCTTTATACTAACAGCAAAACGAAACGGGTTGTGAATTACGTCGCCGATTTGGATATCAGGGAAGGCGATTCATTGGCTCTGTCGGTTCTGACTCCCACAGGAGAAACTCTTTCTGCCGGAACCAAAACCGTTTCGGTGGTGAAAATCGAGTCAGCGGGATTAGGTCAGCAGACGATAAGCGTGGAAACAAGGAACTCCAGTAATTATGAGGAAAATTATTACCTGCTCGAAGTAAGTTATTTCGACACGGATACAGTGAGGTCTGATTGGTCTTATCATTATGACATGAGTGAGGATAGAGCGGAAAAGGTTAGGTTTGAGGTCGATCTCCGTGAGGAGTCCAACGATTTCGATTCCCTTTTTGTCAGTTTGACCAGAATGACAGAAAGCGGGCTCAGGTTTCGAGAAAGTCTTCGTAAAGCTTCTCAGGCTAACGTTGACCCGTTTAATCGCCCGGAAGTGCTGGAGGGTAATATTAGCGGAGGCGTTGGTATTTTCACTTATGTTCGGAATGATTCCCGTTGGCTTTACCCTTAA
- a CDS encoding LysM peptidoglycan-binding domain-containing protein: protein MRYLLILALCISAVSGAFAQTAKVPSTMTFADMKLTLTPAARKEIQKNVDQLYTGGKFLDNKLERVKTYGPLVKKHLGLNGVPEDFKYLVIQESDYIADAVSSSNAVGFWQFKKPAAVEMGLRVDFYVDERLNIVSSTIAAAGYLKKHNRYLDNWVHTLLSYNTGLGGVKRHINSKNRSRNKMEITKKTHWYVKKTLAHKIAFEDMLKRGHSAKVYLEELENGRGKSMKDIAKQNSVDYDLLKDYNPWLKRGSKTPKDKDITILLPLTNAKDVAKSLEANQANPSISYQDRSGDFPIIKEYKRKHAVPQLVEINGLPGIVAQPGDNLTTLAIKGNVSESRLLKYNELEEGYEVQPEDIFYLKKKKRKAEVAHHTVKPGETILSVSQLYGMRTYSIRWKNRLKKGASLRPGRVLWLRKRRPRKVPVEYRSIETGDKEEELTLLDGPADEPKTVNKPAKEGKKTSVPQPTPVIEPTPQTSVGSGVEKPVAEQGKKPQTYQELFARDEKKRKEIENQDKPKQTVTEEPSKPIIVRPVEVNQPESGESSVVYHTVKQGDTPYSLSRKYGTTVADLFAMNGMASGDPIQLGQVLRVRKGNGAIVPKPTSTVKEKPSVEVPVAGKGTHTVLPKETLYGIARKYGVTVAQLKEWNSLADGNLAVGQTLQVSTTGGSTSATNAGSSKANASKTHTVQAGEYLYGIARKYGVSVGDLKEWNSLTDGNVSIGQVLKLSPSAKVEKKDVSSDGGEVEFHVVQAKETLYSIARKYGVSVADLKAWNSKTDNSLSLGEKLMIKK, encoded by the coding sequence ATGCGTTATCTCCTAATTCTGGCGCTTTGCATCAGCGCTGTCTCGGGCGCGTTTGCCCAAACGGCCAAAGTGCCTTCGACCATGACTTTCGCCGATATGAAGCTGACCCTTACACCTGCGGCGAGAAAGGAAATTCAGAAAAACGTAGACCAGCTTTATACGGGCGGCAAATTCCTCGATAACAAATTGGAACGGGTGAAAACTTACGGTCCGTTGGTGAAAAAGCACCTTGGGCTTAATGGCGTGCCCGAGGATTTCAAATATTTGGTCATTCAGGAAAGCGATTATATAGCGGATGCCGTTTCGTCGTCAAATGCCGTGGGCTTTTGGCAATTCAAAAAACCGGCGGCCGTGGAAATGGGCTTGCGCGTCGATTTTTACGTTGACGAACGTCTAAATATCGTGTCATCGACCATAGCGGCGGCGGGATACCTTAAAAAGCATAACCGCTACTTGGATAACTGGGTGCATACGCTTTTATCTTATAACACTGGCTTAGGCGGAGTGAAAAGGCATATCAACTCCAAAAACCGTAGTCGGAATAAGATGGAGATTACCAAGAAAACGCATTGGTACGTCAAAAAGACATTGGCGCACAAAATCGCGTTTGAGGATATGTTGAAGCGAGGTCATTCGGCCAAAGTGTATCTTGAGGAGTTGGAAAACGGCAGAGGCAAGTCGATGAAAGATATTGCCAAGCAGAATAGTGTTGACTATGATTTGCTGAAAGACTACAACCCGTGGCTGAAACGCGGAAGCAAAACTCCTAAAGACAAAGACATTACTATCCTGTTGCCTTTGACCAACGCCAAGGATGTAGCCAAGAGCTTGGAGGCGAATCAAGCTAACCCAAGTATTTCTTATCAGGACCGTTCCGGTGATTTTCCTATAATAAAGGAGTATAAGCGTAAGCACGCCGTTCCGCAACTGGTTGAGATTAACGGATTGCCGGGTATTGTCGCACAACCTGGCGATAACTTGACCACTTTGGCCATAAAAGGAAATGTGTCCGAGTCGCGTCTTTTGAAGTATAATGAGTTGGAAGAAGGCTACGAAGTTCAGCCCGAGGATATTTTTTATCTGAAGAAGAAAAAAAGAAAAGCGGAGGTTGCGCATCACACCGTAAAGCCTGGCGAAACGATTCTGTCTGTTAGCCAGCTTTACGGTATGCGGACGTATTCGATCCGTTGGAAAAACCGATTGAAAAAAGGTGCTTCGCTTCGTCCCGGACGTGTGCTTTGGCTACGCAAAAGGCGTCCGCGCAAAGTGCCGGTGGAATACCGTAGTATAGAAACGGGCGATAAGGAAGAGGAACTGACATTGCTGGACGGTCCGGCCGATGAACCAAAAACGGTAAACAAGCCTGCGAAAGAGGGCAAAAAGACATCTGTTCCGCAACCGACGCCAGTTATTGAGCCGACTCCGCAAACATCCGTAGGTAGTGGTGTCGAGAAGCCTGTGGCTGAGCAGGGAAAGAAGCCCCAAACATATCAGGAACTGTTTGCTCGCGATGAGAAAAAACGGAAAGAGATCGAAAACCAGGACAAACCAAAACAAACGGTAACGGAAGAGCCTTCCAAGCCGATTATTGTGCGTCCTGTGGAGGTAAACCAGCCGGAAAGCGGTGAGTCCTCGGTTGTTTATCATACCGTCAAGCAAGGCGACACCCCGTATTCCCTTTCCCGTAAATATGGAACGACTGTCGCCGATTTGTTTGCGATGAACGGCATGGCTTCCGGTGACCCAATCCAGCTAGGCCAAGTGCTGAGAGTGCGTAAAGGCAATGGAGCAATAGTTCCGAAGCCAACTTCCACAGTGAAGGAAAAACCATCTGTGGAAGTTCCCGTTGCCGGAAAAGGAACGCATACGGTGTTGCCTAAAGAAACACTTTATGGAATTGCCAGAAAATATGGGGTGACAGTGGCTCAGCTTAAAGAGTGGAATTCCTTGGCAGATGGTAATCTAGCTGTGGGGCAAACTTTGCAAGTATCCACTACTGGAGGAAGTACTTCGGCGACAAATGCTGGGTCAAGTAAAGCCAACGCCTCCAAAACACATACAGTGCAGGCTGGCGAGTACCTTTACGGTATTGCCCGTAAGTACGGCGTGTCGGTAGGGGATTTGAAGGAGTGGAATTCACTAACTGATGGTAATGTAAGTATTGGGCAGGTTTTGAAATTGTCACCTTCGGCAAAAGTGGAGAAAAAGGATGTTTCATCGGATGGTGGCGAAGTGGAGTTTCATGTGGTGCAGGCCAAGGAAACGCTTTACAGTATAGCCCGAAAATACGGAGTCAGCGTGGCTGACCTGAAAGCCTGGAACTCCAAAACGGACAACTCATTGTCGTTGGGAGAAAAGCTGATGATAAAAAAATAA
- a CDS encoding DUF3078 domain-containing protein produces MIFFSLVASIGYAQEKKGEKGKEADFIDFDKNLNKEDDVSLDSLSNALGIKKEGDSLQVYYAPEYLVVSKEEFKSALRPSLLDTIYFFAPPAVVNVRVDAEYDSVMLHQTSYDTVNVLLNPKFMIVDKSMTIYPEEREPLWNSGATAALGVTWVTLNNWQKGGNNTFAIDGNVRSYANRKIGKMYFDNTGELAYGYIKDGDIFRKYKDLFKVTALQSMPFARDRWAFSSRIYFKSQLQPGYKFSEKKETDPDTGEEVTKIDKTLLSSFLSPADLEVGIGVSYNVPKKMNLLFSIAKGKMTFVLDDDLSDKGAFGVPKGKHSRGEIGLGFDAQVFKMKPIKNVEYQGNFNFFWAYKKDSKADYNYSSLIRFYFNEHVTLTMDTRIVYDVDQIRGYYDEDLEERPTKILQVRNQLNLTFLMNWKNHS; encoded by the coding sequence TTGATTTTTTTCAGTTTGGTTGCCTCTATTGGATATGCCCAAGAAAAAAAGGGCGAGAAGGGAAAAGAGGCCGATTTTATTGATTTCGATAAAAACTTGAACAAGGAGGACGATGTTAGTCTGGATTCCTTGTCCAATGCTTTGGGAATCAAAAAAGAGGGAGATTCCCTGCAAGTGTATTACGCTCCCGAGTACTTGGTGGTGTCCAAGGAAGAGTTCAAGTCGGCGCTTAGGCCTTCTCTTTTGGACACAATATATTTCTTTGCCCCGCCGGCCGTCGTTAATGTAAGGGTTGATGCCGAATACGACTCCGTAATGTTGCATCAGACTTCATATGATACGGTGAATGTCTTGCTTAACCCCAAGTTCATGATCGTGGATAAGTCGATGACGATTTACCCCGAAGAGCGTGAGCCTTTGTGGAATTCGGGGGCTACGGCGGCTTTGGGTGTTACTTGGGTGACGCTCAACAACTGGCAGAAAGGCGGTAACAATACCTTCGCCATCGATGGAAACGTTCGGTCGTACGCTAACCGCAAGATAGGAAAAATGTATTTTGACAATACAGGCGAGCTGGCTTACGGATACATCAAAGACGGCGATATTTTCCGAAAATATAAAGACCTTTTCAAAGTCACGGCCTTGCAGAGTATGCCCTTTGCCAGAGACCGCTGGGCATTTTCTTCTAGGATATATTTTAAGTCTCAATTGCAGCCCGGCTACAAATTCAGTGAGAAAAAGGAGACAGACCCGGACACCGGCGAAGAGGTTACCAAAATTGACAAGACTTTGTTGTCATCGTTCCTTTCGCCTGCGGACTTGGAAGTCGGTATTGGTGTCAGTTATAACGTGCCTAAGAAAATGAACTTGCTTTTTTCCATCGCAAAAGGTAAGATGACTTTTGTTTTGGATGATGACCTTTCCGATAAAGGCGCTTTCGGTGTGCCGAAAGGCAAGCATTCCCGTGGGGAAATCGGTTTAGGTTTTGATGCCCAGGTTTTTAAAATGAAGCCGATAAAGAATGTGGAGTACCAAGGGAACTTCAACTTTTTTTGGGCTTATAAGAAAGATAGTAAGGCTGACTATAACTATTCGTCGCTTATCCGTTTCTACTTTAATGAACACGTTACCCTTACGATGGATACCAGAATCGTTTATGATGTAGACCAAATTAGAGGCTATTATGACGAGGACTTGGAAGAACGTCCTACCAAGATTCTTCAGGTCAGGAACCAACTCAACCTGACGTTCCTAATGAACTGGAAAAATCATTCGTGA
- a CDS encoding S8 family peptidase — MFRESIGLAMVALFSFSVDATAQGNGMPSGEKADHAEAWHNLDFSSNGVMGVSTERTYRELLAGMESKTVLVAVIDSGIDIDHEDLKGRVWTNAGEIPGNGKDDDGNGYVDDIHGWNFLGVSDGRNVYKARLELTRLKSQDQGGKKVQKAYKKKLEEAEKEFSEIKLFKKRFDILYGIAEKVMEKEEFTADELREKMKSISQETEQGVQVWAAMGFVAEILERSDRKELENYIGRLEKEMKVHLNPDYNERELVMGDDVADFSEKYYGNNDVSGDKSSEEHGTHVAGIIAARRDNDLGVKGVADNVRIMALRVVPNGDEQDKDVANAIRYAVDNGAQVINMSFGKKYSPYKSQVDEAVRYADVKGVLIVNAAGNDSENVDKQKYFPSAEYSGKGEAENWIDIGASTKYSDSRLVAEFSNYGKKTVDVFAPGSGIKSLLPNNKYGERSGTSMAAPVVTGIAATLMSYFPELTAKEVKDIILESAVPFSGAVLRPNTKQKVKTSKLNKLCGTGGVVDLYQAVSRAKDFMASKDS, encoded by the coding sequence ATGTTTAGGGAATCAATAGGTCTGGCAATGGTTGCCTTGTTTTCGTTTTCGGTTGACGCAACGGCGCAAGGAAACGGAATGCCGTCTGGGGAAAAGGCGGACCATGCGGAAGCTTGGCACAATCTGGATTTTTCATCGAATGGGGTTATGGGTGTAAGCACCGAAAGGACCTATAGGGAGTTGCTTGCCGGAATGGAATCTAAGACGGTATTGGTCGCTGTTATCGACTCGGGGATCGATATAGACCATGAAGACCTGAAAGGCCGGGTATGGACCAATGCCGGGGAAATTCCTGGAAACGGTAAAGATGACGATGGCAACGGGTACGTGGACGATATTCACGGCTGGAATTTTTTGGGAGTTTCGGACGGTAGGAATGTTTATAAGGCTCGGCTGGAACTCACTCGCCTTAAGTCGCAAGACCAAGGGGGAAAAAAGGTGCAGAAGGCGTACAAGAAAAAACTTGAGGAGGCCGAAAAGGAATTTTCGGAAATCAAGCTTTTTAAAAAGCGTTTCGATATCCTTTACGGAATCGCCGAAAAGGTGATGGAGAAAGAAGAGTTCACCGCAGACGAGTTGCGTGAGAAAATGAAATCGATCAGCCAAGAGACGGAGCAAGGCGTTCAGGTTTGGGCGGCAATGGGGTTTGTTGCCGAGATTTTGGAAAGAAGCGACAGAAAAGAGCTTGAGAACTATATCGGGCGTTTGGAAAAAGAGATGAAGGTTCACCTTAACCCGGATTACAATGAGAGAGAACTGGTGATGGGTGACGACGTTGCGGACTTCTCCGAAAAATATTATGGCAATAATGACGTTTCGGGCGATAAAAGCTCAGAGGAACACGGAACGCATGTGGCCGGAATTATCGCTGCCCGGCGCGATAATGATTTGGGTGTAAAAGGTGTTGCCGATAATGTCCGGATAATGGCGCTCAGAGTGGTCCCGAACGGCGACGAGCAAGACAAAGACGTGGCAAACGCCATCCGTTACGCTGTGGATAATGGTGCTCAGGTAATCAATATGAGTTTCGGGAAGAAGTATTCGCCTTACAAATCACAAGTGGACGAGGCCGTAAGATACGCTGACGTAAAAGGAGTGTTGATCGTAAATGCCGCAGGCAACGATTCAGAAAACGTAGACAAGCAAAAGTACTTCCCAAGCGCCGAATACAGCGGAAAAGGCGAAGCGGAAAACTGGATCGATATCGGGGCATCCACCAAGTATTCGGATTCTAGGCTAGTGGCCGAATTCTCGAATTATGGCAAAAAGACGGTAGACGTGTTCGCTCCGGGTTCGGGCATTAAGTCTCTTTTGCCAAATAATAAATACGGCGAACGGAGCGGAACCAGTATGGCCGCGCCGGTTGTGACTGGAATAGCGGCTACGTTGATGTCGTATTTTCCTGAGTTGACGGCCAAGGAGGTGAAAGATATTATCCTTGAGTCCGCTGTGCCTTTTAGCGGAGCGGTTTTGCGACCGAATACTAAGCAGAAAGTCAAGACTTCTAAGTTGAATAAACTATGCGGTACGGGAGGCGTGGTGGATTTGTATCAAGCGGTCTCTCGGGCCAAAGATTTTATGGCGTCTAAGGATTCCTGA
- a CDS encoding DUF3109 family protein — protein sequence MILIDNTVISDDIKDKRFVCDLTKCKGACCVEGDLGAPLDEDELPIFENILEKVKPYLTEEGLKAIEEQGTYVKDWEDDYSTPLVKDGACAYVAYDEDGSLKCAIEQAHLDGKIDYIKPVSCHLYPVRITKYDQFEAVNYDKWDICADACTLGEKLNVPVYKFLKGPLVRKYGQKWYDELEKEINEMEPNS from the coding sequence ATGATCCTAATAGACAACACCGTAATTAGCGACGACATAAAGGACAAGAGATTTGTCTGCGACCTGACCAAGTGCAAAGGCGCCTGTTGCGTAGAGGGTGATTTGGGCGCTCCGCTCGACGAAGACGAGTTGCCGATATTCGAGAACATCTTGGAAAAGGTTAAGCCTTACCTTACGGAAGAGGGCCTGAAAGCGATAGAGGAACAGGGCACTTACGTAAAGGATTGGGAAGACGATTACTCGACTCCGCTGGTAAAGGACGGAGCTTGCGCCTATGTGGCCTACGATGAGGACGGATCTTTGAAATGCGCCATCGAACAAGCGCATCTCGACGGGAAGATAGATTATATCAAACCGGTCTCCTGCCACCTCTACCCTGTCAGAATCACCAAATACGACCAGTTCGAAGCGGTGAATTACGACAAATGGGACATCTGCGCCGACGCCTGTACTTTGGGCGAAAAGCTTAACGTTCCGGTTTACAAATTCCTGAAAGGCCCATTGGTAAGAAAATACGGCCAAAAATGGTATGACGAGCTTGAGAAAGAAATCAACGAAATGGAACCGAATTCGTAA